One window of the Benincasa hispida cultivar B227 chromosome 3, ASM972705v1, whole genome shotgun sequence genome contains the following:
- the LOC120072844 gene encoding pyrroline-5-carboxylate reductase isoform X1 gives MEVLPISIDAYRLGFIGAGKMAESIAKGIVQSGLLPPSRISTAVHSNPSRRIAFESFGVQVLPKNDNVVEESDVVILSVKPQVVKNVVLKLRPLLSGKKLLVSVAAGVKLKDLQDWAGHNRFIRVMPNTPAAVGEAASVMSLGEGAIKEDGQLVAKLFGSVGKIWEADEKFFDAITGLSGSGPAYIFLAIEALADGGVAAGLPRELAMGLASQTVLGAASMVTKTGKHPGQLKDDVTSPGGTTIAGIHELEKGGLRGMFMNAVVAAAKRSQDLSPK, from the exons ATGGAGGTCCTTCCCATTTCAATTGATGCTTATAGATTAGGGTTCATCGGAGCTGGAAAAATGGCCGAGAGTATAGCCAAAGGAATTGTCCAATCTGGTCTTTTACCTCCTTCTCGTATCTCCACGGCTGTTCATTCCAACCCTAGTCGCCGCATTGCCTTCGAATCCTTCGGTGTTCAAGTCCTCCCCAAGAACGACAAC GtggttgaagaaagtgatgTGGTCATTTTATCTGTTAAGCCTCAAGTTG TTAAGAATGTGGTGTTGAAGTTGAGGCCTCTACTCTCAGGGAAGAAGCTTTTGGTTTCGGTTGCTGCTGGGGTAAAACTGAAAGATCTGCAG GATTGGGCAGGTCATAACCGGTTCATTAGAGTTATGCCAAATACTCCCGCGGCGGTTGGTGAGGCTGCATCAG TCATGAGCTTGGGAGAAGGTGCAATAAAGGAGGATGGACAACTAGTAGCTAAATTATTTGGATCTGTGGGTAAGATATGGGAAGCTGATGAGAAATTTTTTGATGCAATCACTGGTCTGAG TGGAAGTGGGCCAGCATACATATTCCTAGCAATTGAAGCTTTGGCAGACGGAGGCGTTGCTGCAGGTCTACCACGAGAACTTGCAATGGGTCTAGCTTCTCAAACT GTGTTAGGTGCAGCCTCCATGGTCACTAAAACTGGAAAGCATCCAGGGCAGCTCAAGGATGATGTTACATCACCTGGTGGGACTACCATTGCTGGTATACATGAACTAGAGAAGGGAGGACTCCGTGGTATGTTTATGAATGCTGTCGTCGCTGCTGCTAAGCGTAGTCAAGATCTTTCTCCGAAGTAG
- the LOC120072844 gene encoding pyrroline-5-carboxylate reductase isoform X2 produces MEVLPISIDAYRLGFIGAGKMAESIAKGIVQSGLLPPSRISTAVHSNPSRRIAFESFGVQVLPKNDNVVEESDVVILSVKPQVVKNVVLKLRPLLSGKKLLVSVAAGVKLKDLQDWAGHNRFIRVMPNTPAAVGEAASVMSLGEGAIKEDGQLVAKLFGSVGKIWEADEKFFDAITGLSGSGPAYIFLAIEALADGGVAAGLPRELAMGLASQTEPKHNQ; encoded by the exons ATGGAGGTCCTTCCCATTTCAATTGATGCTTATAGATTAGGGTTCATCGGAGCTGGAAAAATGGCCGAGAGTATAGCCAAAGGAATTGTCCAATCTGGTCTTTTACCTCCTTCTCGTATCTCCACGGCTGTTCATTCCAACCCTAGTCGCCGCATTGCCTTCGAATCCTTCGGTGTTCAAGTCCTCCCCAAGAACGACAAC GtggttgaagaaagtgatgTGGTCATTTTATCTGTTAAGCCTCAAGTTG TTAAGAATGTGGTGTTGAAGTTGAGGCCTCTACTCTCAGGGAAGAAGCTTTTGGTTTCGGTTGCTGCTGGGGTAAAACTGAAAGATCTGCAG GATTGGGCAGGTCATAACCGGTTCATTAGAGTTATGCCAAATACTCCCGCGGCGGTTGGTGAGGCTGCATCAG TCATGAGCTTGGGAGAAGGTGCAATAAAGGAGGATGGACAACTAGTAGCTAAATTATTTGGATCTGTGGGTAAGATATGGGAAGCTGATGAGAAATTTTTTGATGCAATCACTGGTCTGAG TGGAAGTGGGCCAGCATACATATTCCTAGCAATTGAAGCTTTGGCAGACGGAGGCGTTGCTGCAGGTCTACCACGAGAACTTGCAATGGGTCTAGCTTCTCAAACT GAAccaaaacacaatcaataa